In a single window of the Aridibaculum aurantiacum genome:
- a CDS encoding GH3 family domain-containing protein yields the protein MSLLGGVIKKAIDFNGFISSEPNPYKAQKKVLMQLLKKARLTAFGMHHKFGSILKSDNPVAAFQQNVPVFDYDTLYEQWWHYLLKGHQNITWPGGQDYFALSSGTTSNKKYIPVTKDMIASIKKAGMQQVLSLKNFDLSNDFFDKDILMLGSSTHLIELEDHYEGEISGISAANIPGWFHKFYKPGIEIASIENWDEKVRRIAEEAPKWDVGSISGIPSWVELMLKEIIAHNNLETIHDIWPNLHVYTSGGVAFEPYRKSMEKLLARPLIYIDTYLASEGYLATQKRPDTNSMALIVNNGIFFEFVPFEEENIDDDGRVKQGVKVLTLEQAEENKEYVLLISTVSGAWRYMIGDTVIITDKERSEIRISGRTKHYLNVVGEQLSVQKMNMAIEKLEEAFDLEINEFTASTVFKDEQFVMKFIVGTDKEIDTARAAEVVDTELCNNNKNYQVARTKALKKLEVEAVPVERFYSWSEEFKKLGGQAKIPRVMKEEEFWDFRNYVLEKQPVGQ from the coding sequence ATGTCACTGCTGGGTGGAGTAATTAAGAAGGCTATCGATTTTAATGGGTTCATATCAAGTGAACCTAATCCATATAAGGCGCAGAAGAAGGTACTAATGCAATTGTTGAAAAAGGCGCGGCTGACTGCTTTCGGCATGCATCACAAGTTTGGAAGTATTCTTAAAAGCGATAACCCGGTGGCTGCATTCCAGCAGAATGTGCCGGTGTTTGATTACGATACTTTGTATGAACAATGGTGGCATTATCTGCTAAAGGGACATCAGAATATTACATGGCCTGGTGGGCAGGATTATTTCGCCCTTAGCAGTGGTACTACCAGCAATAAAAAATATATCCCTGTTACCAAAGACATGATCGCTTCTATCAAAAAAGCGGGGATGCAGCAAGTGCTAAGCCTGAAGAACTTCGATCTTTCAAATGATTTTTTCGACAAGGATATTTTGATGTTGGGCAGCAGCACACACCTGATAGAATTGGAAGATCATTATGAAGGAGAAATAAGTGGGATAAGTGCTGCAAATATTCCCGGATGGTTTCATAAATTTTATAAACCAGGCATAGAGATAGCATCCATAGAAAACTGGGATGAAAAGGTGCGGCGGATCGCGGAGGAAGCACCAAAGTGGGATGTAGGCAGTATCTCCGGTATCCCTTCCTGGGTAGAGCTGATGCTGAAAGAGATAATTGCTCATAACAACCTGGAGACGATCCATGACATCTGGCCCAACCTGCACGTATATACATCTGGCGGTGTAGCCTTTGAGCCATATAGAAAAAGTATGGAGAAGTTGCTGGCCAGGCCATTGATCTACATCGATACCTACCTGGCTTCGGAAGGTTACCTGGCTACGCAAAAACGGCCAGATACCAACTCAATGGCGCTCATTGTAAACAATGGTATCTTTTTCGAATTTGTACCTTTTGAAGAAGAAAATATAGATGATGACGGAAGAGTAAAGCAAGGCGTAAAAGTGCTTACGCTAGAGCAGGCGGAAGAGAATAAAGAATATGTACTGTTGATCTCTACAGTTTCGGGCGCATGGCGATATATGATAGGCGATACAGTGATCATTACTGATAAAGAAAGATCTGAAATACGCATCAGCGGTCGCACCAAGCATTACCTAAATGTAGTAGGCGAACAATTATCTGTTCAAAAAATGAATATGGCCATTGAAAAACTGGAAGAGGCATTTGACCTGGAGATTAATGAATTTACAGCTTCAACAGTTTTTAAGGATGAACAGTTTGTAATGAAATTCATTGTTGGTACTGATAAGGAAATAGATACTGCAAGGGCAGCTGAAGTAGTTGATACTGAATTGTGCAACAACAATAAGAACTACCAGGTAGCACGGACCAAAGCACTTAAAAAATTAGAAGTAGAAGCTGTACCAGTAGAGCGTTTTTACAGTTGGAGCGAAGAGTTTAAAAAGTTAGGAGGACAAGCAAAAATCCCTCGTGTAATGAAGGAGGAAGAGTTTTGGGACTTCAGGAACTATGTACTGGAAAAACAGCCGGTTGGGCAATAG
- a CDS encoding cupin domain-containing protein has protein sequence MTAAQYIQHLEMHPHPEGGYYKETYRSDLQVMIDGFDGERSICTSIYFLLQEGQKSAMHRIKSDEIWYHHDGNALEIVEIDETGKEIVTLLGKQLDQGQVLQHVVKAHRWFGARLVEGGKFCLVGCQVSPGFDFRDFELRQQEPA, from the coding sequence ATGACAGCTGCGCAATACATACAACATCTTGAAATGCATCCTCATCCTGAAGGCGGATATTATAAAGAAACGTATAGGAGCGACTTGCAAGTAATGATCGATGGTTTTGATGGTGAACGATCCATCTGCACCAGCATCTACTTCCTATTGCAGGAAGGACAAAAATCGGCCATGCACCGCATCAAAAGCGACGAGATATGGTATCATCATGATGGTAATGCATTGGAGATAGTTGAGATAGATGAAACAGGAAAAGAGATTGTAACGTTGCTTGGTAAACAACTTGACCAGGGGCAGGTATTACAGCATGTAGTAAAAGCACATCGCTGGTTTGGTGCAAGGCTGGTAGAAGGCGGCAAATTTTGCCTGGTAGGATGCCAGGTTAGCCCCGGCTTTGACTTCCGTGATTTTGAACTGAGGCAACAGGAACCTGCTTAA
- the uvsE gene encoding UV DNA damage repair endonuclease UvsE produces the protein MRFGYASINLTLGAQKIQVNRSMIKSTFMEKGVEYASALALANFIDLEKVIEWNIEHNIMFYRMSSDMVPWMSEYEIHDLPDYEKIREVLARCGERVASSGFRLSFHPGPFNVLATNTQSVLTKTIKELRQHAEIMDLLHLPLSPFAKINIHVGGAFGDKISALARFAESYVQLPANVQRRLTVENDDKANMFSITDLLWLHEQVKTPVVFDYFHHKFCTGGLSEEEAFLAAYDTWPSDITPVVHFSSSKKLHEDPTAPPTAHADYLYDEVETYGKDVDIMFEAKAKEAAVMEYRQYLKYITHEE, from the coding sequence ATGCGTTTTGGCTATGCATCCATCAATCTTACACTGGGCGCTCAAAAGATCCAGGTGAACCGCTCCATGATCAAAAGCACGTTTATGGAGAAGGGAGTAGAATATGCGTCAGCACTGGCTCTTGCTAATTTTATCGACCTGGAAAAAGTGATCGAGTGGAATATAGAACATAACATCATGTTTTACCGGATGAGCTCCGATATGGTGCCCTGGATGAGCGAATATGAAATACATGATCTGCCGGATTATGAAAAGATACGCGAGGTACTGGCACGCTGTGGCGAAAGAGTAGCTTCGTCCGGTTTCAGGCTTTCATTTCATCCTGGTCCGTTCAATGTTTTGGCAACAAACACTCAATCAGTTCTTACAAAAACAATTAAAGAACTGCGGCAACATGCAGAAATAATGGACCTGTTACATCTTCCATTGTCACCGTTTGCAAAAATTAATATACATGTGGGAGGCGCGTTTGGAGATAAAATTTCTGCGCTTGCAAGGTTTGCTGAAAGTTATGTTCAACTGCCTGCAAATGTGCAACGAAGGCTTACTGTAGAGAATGATGATAAAGCAAATATGTTTTCTATTACGGATCTATTGTGGCTGCACGAGCAGGTCAAAACACCTGTTGTGTTTGATTACTTTCATCACAAGTTTTGTACGGGTGGCTTAAGTGAAGAGGAAGCTTTCCTGGCTGCTTATGATACATGGCCTTCCGATATCACGCCTGTTGTTCATTTCTCCAGTTCTAAAAAACTACATGAAGACCCCACGGCACCACCTACTGCGCATGCAGATTATCTATACGATGAAGTGGAAACTTATGGCAAGGATGTAGATATCATGTTTGAAGCAAAAGCCAAGGAGGCAGCAGTAATGGAATACAGGCAATACCTAAAATATATAACTCATGAAGAATAA
- a CDS encoding RNA polymerase sigma factor, protein MYEEVIQQIKKGDLEPLDKIYLEHKSDFIGFAHAQFPQIGTESIEDAYQDTIIDVYKNIAADRLTSIEYSFRTYIFHIGKTKLIKLADRQKKFEHTELTVVEEHVAYEATSDHNWQEVQKALSFVMANASDSCKQILKLFYFQKKSMSEIALALGYSNADTVKAKKNRCINQLSDKAAGMFNNQF, encoded by the coding sequence ATGTACGAAGAGGTTATTCAACAGATTAAGAAAGGCGACCTGGAACCATTAGATAAAATTTACCTGGAACACAAGAGTGATTTTATTGGTTTTGCTCATGCGCAGTTTCCACAAATAGGAACTGAGAGTATTGAAGATGCTTACCAGGACACGATCATTGATGTGTACAAAAACATAGCTGCGGACAGGCTCACATCTATCGAGTACAGTTTCAGGACCTATATTTTTCACATTGGTAAGACCAAGCTCATCAAGCTTGCAGACAGGCAGAAAAAGTTTGAACATACTGAACTTACGGTGGTAGAAGAGCACGTTGCTTATGAAGCCACTTCCGATCACAATTGGCAGGAAGTACAGAAGGCACTATCGTTTGTAATGGCAAATGCAAGCGATTCATGTAAGCAAATTTTAAAGCTGTTTTACTTCCAAAAGAAATCGATGAGCGAGATCGCACTCGCTTTGGGTTATAGCAACGCAGATACGGTAAAAGCAAAGAAGAACCGCTGCATCAACCAACTTTCTGACAAGGCTGCAGGTATGTTCAACAACCAATTCTAA
- a CDS encoding MOSC domain-containing protein: protein MFLLHYIWLLYLHRLYLYQMLTVSEIFIYPIKSLGGVSVTSAQVTDRGFMHDRRWMLVDEENVFMSQRSFSTMALLQVQLKDDGLQVFHKKTEESIFIPYEPTGSQLRVEVWSDKCKAMEVSTEVSEWFSIMLSRKCRLVYMPDASRRRVDSRYATNKEITSFSDAYPFNVVGQSSLDHLNSRLKEPVSIDRFRPNLVITGGAPFEEDEWKHFTINNISFFGVKLCARCVVTTINQQEAIQGKEPLTTLASYRQFQKKIYFGQNLVHDGEGLVQVGDQVQLQERKKARFTLPK from the coding sequence ATGTTTTTACTTCACTACATCTGGCTGCTTTATTTGCATCGTCTTTACCTTTACCAGATGCTTACTGTTTCGGAAATTTTCATTTACCCTATCAAATCTTTAGGTGGCGTTTCTGTCACTTCTGCGCAAGTAACGGATCGTGGCTTTATGCACGACAGGCGGTGGATGCTTGTAGATGAAGAGAATGTATTTATGTCGCAGCGATCTTTCTCCACAATGGCGCTTTTACAAGTGCAACTAAAAGATGATGGCCTGCAGGTCTTTCATAAGAAAACTGAAGAATCTATATTCATTCCTTATGAACCTACAGGTTCACAACTTAGGGTGGAGGTGTGGAGTGATAAGTGTAAGGCCATGGAAGTAAGCACTGAAGTAAGCGAATGGTTTTCAATAATGTTGTCCAGGAAATGCCGGCTTGTTTATATGCCCGATGCCTCACGAAGAAGAGTTGACAGCCGCTACGCCACCAATAAAGAGATCACAAGTTTTTCCGATGCTTACCCGTTCAACGTAGTTGGACAATCATCATTAGATCACTTGAACAGCAGGTTAAAAGAACCTGTTTCCATTGATCGTTTTCGTCCCAATCTTGTTATCACTGGTGGAGCTCCTTTTGAAGAAGATGAATGGAAACATTTCACAATTAACAACATCAGCTTTTTTGGGGTGAAACTATGTGCCCGGTGCGTTGTTACTACTATCAACCAGCAGGAGGCCATCCAGGGCAAGGAGCCTTTGACAACACTTGCTTCTTACCGCCAGTTTCAGAAGAAGATATATTTTGGACAAAATCTTGTTCATGATGGTGAAGGTTTGGTTCAGGTTGGTGACCAGGTCCAATTACAAGAGCGAAAAAAAGCCAGGTTTACACTTCCTAAATAA
- a CDS encoding cupin domain-containing protein, with the protein MSTTTLQSSIFQVGNETAWENLSPGISRQIFGYDDKIMLVKVKFDKDAVGSLHEHHHSQVTYVEAGVFEVTIGDENKILKAGDGFYVPPHAVHGCVCLEPGMLVDVFSPHREDFLAS; encoded by the coding sequence ATGAGTACAACAACATTGCAAAGCAGCATTTTCCAAGTGGGCAATGAAACGGCCTGGGAAAACCTGTCGCCGGGCATTAGCAGGCAAATCTTTGGATATGATGATAAGATCATGTTGGTGAAAGTGAAATTTGATAAAGACGCAGTGGGGTCGCTTCACGAGCATCATCATTCACAAGTGACGTATGTAGAAGCGGGGGTATTTGAAGTAACTATTGGTGATGAGAACAAGATACTAAAAGCTGGAGATGGTTTTTATGTGCCGCCACATGCAGTGCATGGATGTGTATGCTTAGAACCTGGTATGCTGGTAGATGTTTTCAGCCCGCACAGGGAAGATTTCCTTGCTTCTTAG
- a CDS encoding CHAT domain-containing protein: protein MKSLDLLLYNLLLFCCVLPSCTRSNSDAATASNLVALKDSVLQFARDVHQSGEYSSASYNDFLYNNASFHLAKAAVDNEQATVHDMLFMSNIAWQSGWYDQAYEYALKAKEMVVLPEDNAAVLLAEWQCYLNSMDTARSVDLLETIDTELDKFSSYPVQLQYKINLGYHFHNRKMYNDAINHYHQAAAGNARLTRDDSTWLASTYHKLANSFNDILRDKHTHIFPRQIAYDSARFYYNKAIEINQEILPKVHPRLAISYINLGLTERSNIELDKAESMYLKAFQHLVVDKHPVQPVYTSLAITQLAETYLKRYQVAGNDSDLEEAGKFFQYNNQFLRHELVTYSTNAGRENLLKYFNQRSFERVASLVGESYSDGSYPLNPALIELSNESKYAGTIKSYLQRQQNNNSDGEKDQVLRMLNELYIVAAQVEDTLLKQRVLNFVDQAVTRMATPVFEYQAVDTSALLAYCRKNNTTVVDYLIVADKMFIHRFSPAGAALVVRIVDDNILNEELPGRLYTMMLKNEVDSFQYLSNHCFKMLLDEAGVTGNNILVVPHQNLSLLPWDAFVTKPVSGSNWAGVKYISKESQLSQCISLSQVTQQEAERRKGIVGFLPQFDGRQRLPETQKLMKQLKAMYAASINEGEVSKTKVATTNAAIVHFATHTSTKGKDVKLQLDQKDEIDAYGSLGNLKADLVVLNACETHKGRLVQGEGFYNLPKVFIANGTGAVISSLWVVDEAASATFFALYYQHLAVGLSKDEALAKVKKQFLNQPKYPDWVNPYYWSAYVLTGNREPVIL from the coding sequence TTGAAATCCCTGGATCTCCTCCTGTATAATTTGTTGTTGTTCTGCTGCGTGCTGCCATCATGCACACGATCTAACAGTGACGCAGCTACAGCCAGCAACTTGGTGGCACTAAAGGATTCTGTTTTGCAGTTTGCAAGGGATGTACATCAAAGTGGTGAGTACAGTTCCGCCTCTTACAACGATTTTCTATATAACAATGCGAGTTTTCACCTGGCAAAAGCCGCTGTTGATAATGAACAGGCTACTGTGCATGACATGCTTTTTATGAGCAACATTGCGTGGCAAAGTGGCTGGTACGACCAGGCCTATGAATATGCATTAAAGGCGAAAGAGATGGTAGTGCTTCCGGAAGACAATGCAGCCGTGTTGCTCGCTGAATGGCAGTGTTATCTTAATTCAATGGATACGGCGCGGTCTGTGGATTTACTGGAAACTATAGATACTGAACTCGACAAATTTTCATCTTACCCGGTACAGTTGCAATACAAGATCAACCTCGGCTATCATTTTCACAATAGGAAAATGTATAACGATGCTATCAACCATTACCACCAGGCAGCTGCAGGTAATGCACGACTTACACGAGATGATAGTACATGGTTGGCAAGCACGTATCACAAATTGGCTAACTCATTTAATGATATACTGAGAGATAAACACACACATATTTTTCCGCGGCAAATAGCTTACGACAGTGCACGTTTTTACTACAATAAAGCAATTGAGATAAACCAGGAAATACTTCCAAAAGTGCACCCGCGACTTGCAATCTCTTACATAAACCTGGGGCTCACGGAGCGTTCCAACATTGAGTTAGATAAAGCAGAAAGCATGTACTTAAAGGCGTTCCAGCACCTGGTAGTGGATAAGCACCCGGTTCAGCCTGTTTATACTTCTTTAGCAATTACCCAACTTGCGGAGACTTACCTGAAGCGCTACCAGGTAGCAGGCAATGATAGTGACCTGGAAGAGGCTGGCAAGTTCTTTCAATATAACAACCAGTTTCTGAGACATGAACTGGTAACTTATTCCACAAATGCCGGCCGCGAAAACCTGCTGAAGTATTTCAACCAAAGATCGTTTGAAAGAGTGGCTTCGCTGGTGGGTGAAAGTTATAGCGATGGCAGCTACCCTCTGAACCCTGCACTAATCGAGTTGTCGAATGAAAGCAAGTATGCAGGCACCATAAAAAGCTACCTGCAGCGCCAACAGAACAATAACAGTGATGGTGAGAAGGACCAGGTGCTAAGAATGCTCAATGAGCTTTACATTGTGGCTGCGCAAGTCGAGGATACGTTGCTAAAGCAAAGGGTATTGAATTTTGTTGACCAAGCGGTTACAAGAATGGCTACGCCTGTATTCGAATACCAGGCGGTTGATACATCAGCATTGTTAGCGTATTGCAGGAAGAACAACACAACAGTGGTCGATTACCTCATCGTAGCAGACAAAATGTTCATTCACCGTTTTTCACCTGCAGGTGCTGCGCTTGTTGTGCGAATCGTGGATGATAACATTTTAAATGAAGAACTACCTGGCAGGCTGTACACAATGATGCTCAAAAATGAGGTTGATTCTTTTCAATATCTAAGCAATCACTGCTTTAAGATGTTGTTAGACGAAGCTGGTGTTACCGGTAATAATATACTGGTAGTGCCGCATCAAAACCTGTCGTTGCTTCCTTGGGATGCTTTTGTTACGAAGCCTGTGTCAGGTAGCAATTGGGCGGGAGTAAAATACATAAGTAAAGAATCGCAACTATCGCAGTGCATTTCACTTTCACAGGTAACACAACAAGAAGCTGAACGACGTAAAGGTATCGTTGGTTTTTTACCGCAGTTTGATGGGCGCCAACGCCTGCCGGAAACCCAGAAGCTAATGAAGCAATTAAAGGCGATGTATGCTGCCTCAATTAATGAAGGTGAGGTGAGCAAGACTAAGGTAGCGACCACAAACGCAGCCATCGTACACTTTGCTACGCATACCAGTACCAAAGGAAAAGATGTCAAACTGCAACTGGATCAAAAAGATGAGATTGATGCCTACGGTAGCCTGGGCAATCTAAAGGCAGACCTGGTAGTTCTGAATGCTTGTGAAACACATAAAGGACGCCTGGTACAAGGTGAAGGTTTTTACAACCTGCCAAAGGTTTTTATAGCAAACGGAACAGGAGCGGTCATCAGTTCTTTGTGGGTGGTGGATGAAGCGGCCAGTGCCACTTTTTTTGCATTGTATTATCAACATCTTGCGGTTGGTTTGTCCAAAGATGAAGCACTTGCGAAAGTTAAAAAGCAGTTCCTGAATCAGCCTAAATACCCTGATTGGGTAAACCCTTATTATTGGTCGGCTTATGTACTCACGGGAAATAGGGAGCCTGTTATTTTGTAG
- a CDS encoding AAA domain-containing protein gives MDYFKRLQELLQIEKAEDRKAFQQQTESLPIQARRENGLAWYPIAIRDTEVGRGDYLTVEVERTTHTDIIHQLRFGMSAAMFSNHDPKRDRLEGTITHISGNRLKLSLRTDELPDWSRNGKLGIDALFDDNSYEEMEQALIYAPVKAQQKDANKLVEILVGERQPSYNDEAFTYDNRSLNAVQNLAVQKILSANELAIVHGPPGTGKTTTLVQAIKALVEKDKQQILVVAPSNAAVDLLTEKLNDTGLNVVRVGNPARVNEKQLSLTLDSKMAAHPQHKEIKRLKKQAREYRDMAHKYKRSFGPAEREQRKALFNEARNLSIEVERTEQYIGKDVLDRAQVITATLVGANHYTVRQRHYKTVVIDEAGQALEPACWIPILKSDKLVMAGDHCQLPPTIKSNEAAKGGLAITLMEKLVQLHPGCVTLLQEQYRMHKTIMQFSSREFYNDQLQAHHTVAEKRLLQDDQPLVFVDTAGTGYEEKIEGSGISNPEEAALLTRHLAQYISELPPTAPVNETISVGVISPYRHQVEVLKELVAAHPVLKAHAAAITVNTIDSFQGQERDVIYISLARSNSESSIGFLSEIRRMNVAMTRARNKLVIIGDSATISQFPFYADFIAYAEEAGGYVSAWEFME, from the coding sequence ATGGATTATTTCAAGAGGTTACAGGAACTACTTCAAATAGAGAAGGCCGAAGACAGGAAAGCTTTTCAGCAACAAACCGAGTCGCTTCCAATACAGGCACGAAGGGAGAATGGTCTTGCCTGGTATCCTATTGCCATACGCGATACTGAGGTAGGAAGAGGAGATTATCTTACTGTAGAAGTAGAGCGAACTACACACACTGACATCATTCATCAATTGCGCTTTGGAATGAGCGCCGCAATGTTTAGTAATCACGATCCTAAGCGCGACAGGCTAGAAGGAACCATTACCCATATCAGCGGCAACCGGCTGAAGCTAAGCCTGCGCACTGATGAATTACCGGATTGGAGCCGCAATGGTAAGTTGGGGATTGATGCCCTGTTTGACGACAACAGCTACGAAGAGATGGAACAGGCTCTTATATATGCGCCTGTAAAAGCACAACAGAAAGATGCTAATAAACTGGTAGAGATATTGGTAGGTGAGCGGCAACCTTCTTACAATGATGAAGCATTTACTTACGACAATAGAAGCTTAAATGCAGTTCAAAATTTAGCGGTGCAAAAAATATTATCTGCTAATGAACTTGCCATTGTGCATGGACCTCCGGGAACGGGTAAAACAACCACACTTGTACAAGCGATCAAAGCGCTGGTAGAAAAAGATAAACAGCAAATATTGGTGGTGGCACCCAGCAACGCTGCTGTTGACCTGCTAACGGAAAAACTTAATGATACAGGTCTTAACGTAGTGCGTGTTGGAAACCCTGCAAGGGTAAATGAAAAGCAGTTGTCTCTTACGCTTGATAGCAAGATGGCTGCTCACCCGCAACACAAGGAAATAAAGCGGCTAAAAAAGCAGGCACGGGAGTACAGGGATATGGCGCATAAATACAAGCGCAGTTTTGGTCCCGCTGAAAGAGAGCAGCGAAAGGCATTGTTCAATGAGGCGCGTAACCTGAGTATAGAAGTAGAGCGTACAGAACAATATATAGGTAAAGATGTACTGGATCGTGCGCAGGTAATAACAGCTACACTTGTAGGTGCTAATCATTATACTGTGCGGCAGCGCCATTACAAAACGGTGGTAATTGATGAAGCTGGCCAGGCATTAGAGCCTGCTTGTTGGATACCGATATTAAAGTCTGATAAACTTGTGATGGCGGGTGATCATTGCCAGTTGCCACCCACTATAAAGAGTAATGAAGCAGCCAAAGGTGGACTTGCCATAACGCTGATGGAAAAGCTGGTCCAGCTGCATCCTGGATGCGTGACGCTTTTGCAGGAGCAATACCGGATGCACAAAACCATTATGCAGTTTAGCAGCCGTGAATTTTATAATGACCAGCTACAGGCACATCACACAGTGGCAGAAAAGCGGCTGTTGCAGGATGATCAGCCTTTGGTTTTTGTAGATACAGCGGGTACAGGTTATGAAGAAAAAATAGAAGGAAGCGGGATATCAAATCCTGAGGAGGCGGCGCTGCTTACAAGGCACCTGGCTCAGTATATTTCTGAATTACCACCAACTGCTCCAGTTAATGAGACGATAAGTGTTGGTGTTATTTCTCCATATCGCCACCAGGTGGAAGTGCTGAAAGAATTGGTGGCGGCTCATCCTGTTTTGAAGGCTCATGCAGCTGCCATTACAGTGAATACAATAGACAGTTTCCAGGGGCAGGAGCGGGATGTGATCTATATAAGCCTTGCCCGCAGCAACAGCGAGTCCAGCATTGGCTTTTTGTCTGAGATAAGACGAATGAATGTGGCGATGACCAGGGCACGTAATAAGCTGGTAATAATTGGTGACAGCGCCACCATATCCCAGTTCCCTTTTTATGCTGATTTTATTGCCTATGCCGAAGAGGCTGGTGGATATGTCAGTGCCTGGGAGTTTATGGAGTAA
- a CDS encoding sensor histidine kinase has translation MIQHWVNWRTALALVAIVIVTGTIFYSNYLAKKIAEEERQKVETWVEAQRSIMSAGENANLNLATRIVIENDDIPIIETNERDSITTYLNLDSNHLKTNKNYLKEKLQEFQQLHPPIVLVLNEKPYQANRYYYGESDLQKEVRYYPIIQLVIVGLFIIITFIAIQSRNQNTQNQVWAGLAKETAHQLGTPVTSLEGWLEVLRDVPGNETIVVEIEKDVNRLKLISDRFGKIGSIPKLEERNLVEQVQQMVDYIKKRASGKVHFHVDTKNESNVPGMISPPLFDWVIENLLKNALDAMDGKGEIHVTIADEASQVLIDVKDTGKGISKKNIDNVFKPGFTTKKRGWGLGLTLTKRIVEQYHRGQIFVKHTEPGKGTTFRIVLKK, from the coding sequence ATGATTCAACACTGGGTGAACTGGCGAACAGCATTGGCTTTGGTTGCTATTGTTATTGTGACGGGAACAATCTTCTATTCAAATTATTTAGCAAAGAAAATAGCTGAAGAGGAAAGGCAGAAGGTAGAGACCTGGGTGGAGGCACAACGTAGCATTATGAGTGCAGGTGAGAATGCTAATCTCAACCTTGCCACACGGATAGTAATAGAAAACGATGACATTCCTATCATAGAAACCAACGAACGAGACAGCATAACTACCTATTTGAATCTTGACTCAAATCACCTGAAGACAAACAAAAACTACCTGAAAGAAAAATTACAGGAGTTTCAACAATTGCATCCACCCATAGTACTTGTACTGAATGAAAAGCCTTACCAGGCAAACCGCTACTACTATGGTGAAAGTGACTTGCAAAAAGAAGTTCGATACTATCCTATAATCCAGTTGGTGATCGTTGGCTTATTCATCATCATCACATTTATAGCCATACAAAGCAGAAACCAAAACACACAGAACCAGGTGTGGGCAGGATTGGCTAAAGAGACTGCACATCAACTAGGCACACCGGTTACCAGCCTCGAAGGTTGGCTGGAAGTATTACGTGATGTTCCAGGTAATGAAACCATTGTAGTAGAAATAGAAAAGGATGTTAACAGGCTGAAACTTATTTCGGACAGGTTTGGTAAAATCGGTAGTATACCCAAACTGGAAGAACGAAACCTGGTAGAACAGGTGCAACAGATGGTGGATTACATAAAGAAACGTGCAAGTGGTAAAGTGCATTTTCATGTAGATACAAAAAATGAAAGCAATGTGCCGGGCATGATCTCGCCGCCACTGTTTGATTGGGTTATAGAGAACTTGCTGAAGAATGCATTGGACGCAATGGATGGAAAAGGTGAGATACATGTAACCATTGCAGATGAAGCATCCCAGGTTTTGATTGATGTAAAGGATACAGGAAAGGGAATAAGTAAAAAGAATATCGATAATGTTTTCAAACCCGGCTTTACCACTAAGAAAAGAGGGTGGGGGCTAGGGCTTACACTTACCAAGCGAATTGTAGAGCAGTATCACAGGGGGCAGATTTTTGTAAAGCATACAGAGCCGGGTAAAGGCACCACCTTTCGAATTGTGCTAAAAAAATAA